The Liolophura sinensis isolate JHLJ2023 chromosome 6, CUHK_Ljap_v2, whole genome shotgun sequence genomic sequence TGTGACCGTACTTGTACAGAACCAGGAACACAAGACAATGCAGGAAAATGGTGTAGAAAAACGTGATTGTACGAGCCACTCGGTTCCCCATGATGAAACGCCCCATGCTCAAGGTGATCTTGTCGTAAGGTTTGAGATTAATATACTTCCTCATACGTTCCTTCCTGCTGAAGTTGGTGAATGGATCCAGTTTCTCTTCGTACTGCATGGAGTAGCGACTCTCTGTGATGTCATCCCCTGATCTTGAGCCCTGGGTAGGATAACTCTGCAGAAATTTGATCTTTTCGTACAACTTCACATTGTCCGATCTCACTTTGTCGATCTCGTTCTGGAACATCTGAATTTGTTGCTGTTGACTCAGAGTTTGTGCTTCAAGCTCTTGCGCACGGACCCTGTAACGCTCTCTCTGGCTCTGGACAATCGGAAGAAGGGAATTAGCTGCTAATGCATTGGCCTCAGAACTTTGCTGCAGTTGTTGCTGCACGGTTTCTTTGACAGCATCAGCAACAAACTCTGATGTGGGAGTTACAGCCACATCAGCACCCTCAGCGTCACCACGGAACATAGATGAGAAAGCGTTGACACTGCGTAAATCTTCCTCCAGCTGAGAAATGAGGCTCTTTTGTTCCTGTACTGTGTTCACCGCCATGAGGTACTCGTCCTGGAGTTTCTCTAGTCGCTCACCCACGTCTTTATTGCTCACCTTAAGCTGTGTGTTCTCTGACTGAAGAGCTTTATTCTTTTCAAGCAACAGCATTTCCAGTGACTTGGCCTTGACATCCTCCCCTTCCATCCCACTCTGGAACTCCACAGatttgagaatgtttagttctCTTTTCAGTTCTTCATAATCCCCTTGAGTTCTCATTCTCTCCTCCAAAGCCTGGATAGTTTTTGTCTTAGCCAGGGCATCTTCCTCTAACTTTACCATTTGGTtttcagttgtctccctttgctTATTAATGGATGCCTGTAGACGTTGAACATCCTCCACCAACTGGGAGATTTCCTTTTCCTTTGTGGCCAGTTCAACTTCCAGACTTGAACACTTCAGGGTATCAATGGCCTGATCCATATCACCAGTGTTTTGCAGTTGTTCAGCATGATGAAGGTTTTGTGTAGCGCACGCCAACTGTCGTGTCAACTGTTCCACTTCTCGCTCTGCTGCGGATGCCCTCTCATTTGCCCGATCCAAATCACCCATAACCATCTCCATTTCATCAGACTTGGCAGATGTTGCTTCGTCATATTTGGCTCTAACATCGAACAATTCAGACTGCACACCTTCCAAAACTTTCTGAAGTGATGATACTTTTTGCTCAGCCTCACCTAGTTTTTTTGCCAAGCCAAGCTGATTTTCTTGgagttgtctttccttttcCGAAAACTGGCGCTGCAGTTCCTTCTCCTTTTCTTTAGCCCGTGCCTCGACAGCAGACTCAAGCCTTTCCTCATATTCTTTCACCTTTTCACGCAGCTGTTTAATGGTCACTTCTTGGTTTTTCACTTCTGCGAATTCACAGTTATATTCATTTAGCGTGTCCCTTAACTGTTTATTTTCGATTTCAAAGTCTTGTACTTTCTGGGCTTTCTTCTGGAACTGCAACGAAAGTTCTAAAGTCGGCACAGGATCAGGGATATCGATCAGTTTCTTATACACCGTCAAGAAGGCTGCTTCTGAGGCTTTGCTTCGTTTGGATAGTGCATCAACTTCACACTGGAAACTTTTCAGCAAGGGGGCGACGATTTTGCGAATATCTTCCGGTGTGTTCTTTTTGAAATCTCGACTAAGTTCGACCAGTCTCTTACGTGACGCGTCGCTCTCATCTTGCCTATTTGCCAATTCTGTGGCTGTTATGTCAAGTTCTTTTTGAAGCTCTTGTAAATCAAATGTTTTCCACAACTGACACATCGACTGCACactggcagccatcttgaggAATTTTAAGGTAAACACAACGTGATTATCGCCCCTTAGGCACGTTGATTACTCATTTCCGGTCTGGCGTTTTACTTCCGCGATTCGTTTATTCGTTATCTTTGCGAACTCGTGATTCTTTCTTAAATGATAAAGTAGATATTTATACGATATTTCTGAGCatgacacacatgtaaacaaaggGAATGGTATAGGAGCTGAAATATCTACAGTCTTAATTTGCGAATGGTTTCTGCCAGCTGATTtgaactgcaacaacaacacaagacCCGATTCACAGGAACGTCTGGGAATTTTGCAGTGGAGAACTGTGGGCATAGTAAAAGGGTGTTCTTGTCATACAGAGTGTTTAAAAGTATGTCTGTATGAGTTCGTCCACTGAGAACGAGGCTGAGCCAACAGAACGCACCCAGCTAATGCCCTACCAGACGGAGTCCACATTGGGAGGGGTGAGATTGAGAGATGAGCCGGAGGGGCGGCTTGGGCATGGCATCCAGAACAACGTGCGGATAAACAGTGAAGGAAATGGCCGGATCAGGGTGAGACATTGACCTACAAAAGATACAGATTTTAATTGGCCCAAGAAATTCAATTAAATTTGTATCAAAACCTTAGCCCGAGTACACTCATTATT encodes the following:
- the LOC135466725 gene encoding protein CASP-like, whose protein sequence is MAASVQSMCQLWKTFDLQELQKELDITATELANRQDESDASRKRLVELSRDFKKNTPEDIRKIVAPLLKSFQCEVDALSKRSKASEAAFLTVYKKLIDIPDPVPTLELSLQFQKKAQKVQDFEIENKQLRDTLNEYNCEFAEVKNQEVTIKQLREKVKEYEERLESAVEARAKEKEKELQRQFSEKERQLQENQLGLAKKLGEAEQKVSSLQKVLEGVQSELFDVRAKYDEATSAKSDEMEMVMGDLDRANERASAAEREVEQLTRQLACATQNLHHAEQLQNTGDMDQAIDTLKCSSLEVELATKEKEISQLVEDVQRLQASINKQRETTENQMVKLEEDALAKTKTIQALEERMRTQGDYEELKRELNILKSVEFQSGMEGEDVKAKSLEMLLLEKNKALQSENTQLKVSNKDVGERLEKLQDEYLMAVNTVQEQKSLISQLEEDLRSVNAFSSMFRGDAEGADVAVTPTSEFVADAVKETVQQQLQQSSEANALAANSLLPIVQSQRERYRVRAQELEAQTLSQQQQIQMFQNEIDKVRSDNVKLYEKIKFLQSYPTQGSRSGDDITESRYSMQYEEKLDPFTNFSRKERMRKYINLKPYDKITLSMGRFIMGNRVARTITFFYTIFLHCLVFLVLYKYGHMEGAKRDISQECHHRFAEHMMKEHGEHWNP